The Etheostoma spectabile isolate EspeVRDwgs_2016 chromosome 4, UIUC_Espe_1.0, whole genome shotgun sequence sequence GACACTGTGACAACGTGCCTGCCCATAACTCCTGACATTTCACTAAGAAGAAAGGCCACGAGGAAAAAATCCATAATAAGAAGGTTCTCCAAAAGGCGCATATctcttacaaaacaaaataaacctgGTAAAGATCTCCACCCTGCTGACATCACTCGGGTTGAAGGTAAGTCTGATGATTGAACATGACTGAAGAAATTAAACTCATTTGTGTGACATTAGAAGTGACAAGtaatttgttaaaatgtgttcttAATGTAACTAGAATTATTggaaatatgttgaaaaaatgctCTAACCACATGCTGTTTATCCTTAAGGTCATGTACAAATAATTGTTTCTTTGCAGCTGTCGTCAGCGTGGAACCGACAGAATATTACTACGAGACGGTGTCAGAGGAACTAGAAAAAATTGTTCACGAGGTCCAAGGAAAAGAGGAAGTTCAACTTCTCTCTGATGGTGAGAAACCCTTTCTCTTTGCATTCAGCGAGCCTTGCAAATTTCTATAATATCTATATCTTCCTTTGTTGTTCAGCATTTTGATTCCATTTCCCCTTGCTTTGTGTTTTCCCACAGAGGAAGTTATCGACAGGATCATTAATTTAACAAAGGTGGAGGGTGATGCCATAGATATCAAGGTTGGTATTAATAACTGTTTTaagtaaaacaaacaagttgATGAGAGTGCGTGACGATTAAACATTtgtctgaagcatttaaagaaattatCCTGTCAATATTCCCAGAGTGGGGTTATTTATTAGATTATGCAATTAGTTAATTTTATTAGAATTAAATACGGTTACATACATAAGTGTTGTTGTGCTTGAGCAGTTTCAACAGAAAGCAAAAGCAACCTTAATAAACCATAAACAGCTGTTATTAAGTCAAGATAATAAAAAGTGCAAACTCCATTAATATCATGTTTGATTAGCCAGTCACCTGGTGGAATAATAAAACTGTTTTGTAGCCGTGGTTAGGCAGTTTTATGGTGTCAGTTTTTTACCATGCATGTTTCTTAGCTGTAAAATCCCTGCTAGGTCAAAGTGTACTGTATTTACCGACAGCCTGGCTCTCTTTATCACCCTGCAGCTGAAAGACAACCCCACCCTGAACAGCTTCTTTCAAGGGATGTCATACTCTTCATTCCAGAAGTTGGCTGATGCGTATCTGGAGACAGAAGCATCGCCGACCCACAATCCTCCCAGCGTCCTACCGACAGCACCTGAGCTGGTCAAGTTGGCCTTTACGCTGGACTTTACTGCACGGATAGCCGGGCTCTCCAAACAGAATATAGGTCACATCACTGGCCTGGGGCACCGGTATCTACAGGACCGATTTAAATACCAACAGGTACGAAACACACctgttgaaaaaagagaaaacttaATATTAGACAACTTTGGTGctcttttttgtgtgaaaattaACCCACATAACCATTCAGCTTGAATTTAAGTAGTGTCCAGTGTATCAGTTAAATTGAAGTGTAGCATACAGTCTGAACAGTCACCcgaacacataaacacaccaaGAGGTTATaactgttttgttgtcttttacAGGCATGTACAAATCACCCAGGGTCCGACAGTGATGTCTGAGAGGCggccattcaaaaacaaaactgttgctGCAAAGTGAAGTGAACTTTTCTCAGGATGTGTTGCAAGCATGAATTTCCTCTTTTGAGATCACAGTAGGGTACCTCACCCAAGAAGTTTTAAGCTAAAGAATTGTCGCCATTAACATTTGAGTGTGTACTTCTCAAAGTGTTGACTGATGTCCTTTACATGTAAGGTCACAGTCCTAAAACATGACGCAATATTTTAGACTCACAAATGGCTGATTCTACAATGACACTAATAATGTGatgcttgttttctttgttacaAATCCACCATTGATTCCTATACCTCCTGGGTATTGATTTGTAATTATACAAAGGAGCAATGCAATGACTTGTGATGTATATAAGCTATAAGACACCGCTGTGCAATagtaaacttaaaaaatatatatacttctaggattttaaaatgtcaagctTTATTTAATAGAAGCTAATTGAAATGTGACATGAATGCTGGCGTTCATATTACATATTTGAAAGATGATTTAATGCtcaaatttgtgtgtgttttttttttgtatttaagacACCATACATTTCTGTCAGGctatgctctttggcaagtgaACTTACGTCTCTTGAACTGTGCAACTTTGTGCAATAAATAGTGCAATGCAAAATCAAGGCTTGCTAAAACAGGCCCCTGCACTCTTGGCCTCACTCCATCTGTAAAATAGTCATTGAGTGCAAAACACTTTTATTCCAAGAAATCCACTCCTGCTCTAGAAGAGAGGGTGAAATCTAATAGACTGAGTAATGTCAAACAGCTGGAGGCTAAAGGGCGTTTTAAAGTTGGGCGTAGAATTGACGGCGTACCCCCGCAGACCACTACACCGTGGCCTGACacgaaatcaaggagagggttaacttatCCTGCTTCAGATgttggtcagaaagcacaggggagacactttgtttctcttacTATTGCCGTTTTACCACCTCGACTTGAATATGTAATTACAGTAATAATGCAAAAGTAGGtcaccataatataagttatattcacctgtgaccctaagtaatattgaaaaagtaagtacttgtaatggaaaaatataaatacagataaagatagaCAGAGAGTGTatggattaaataaaaaacaggaacagaactacaacattatcaggtggtgcaggtgttgtagagtctgacagcaaATTATGATTatgaaaaaagtccctggtacctgctaacaggtgctttttttttagtactaccttaCTCGAGGTTCCAAGAGAGCTGAGGCGATGGTAGTGTTTCCCAACCTGGGGTAAGGACCCCGTCAAGGGGTCGCGAGATCCATTTTAAGGGTTAGAAGACAATTAAAAAGACAGATGTCTGGGAAAAGACAcacatacttgtgttttatgatttttcagACAATATATATAGATTTGCCTTTTTGCTACTGGATACTTTGACCTTATCC is a genomic window containing:
- the LOC116688356 gene encoding uncharacterized protein LOC116688356; translation: MDGSGLLVLKETSSPTMETQTETQRPNNGQLIFVPHKDTIRLLEVYVKRSLSVNDGTQGDKRAGRKEKWVTMPIKLRRHSSDPSLHLADGLNDKKIGTFAAVELPAAPPEKCPEEAEKPAKKSKKNKKPSFWKSFLGIFSRKSDEELDDEQDGPLEVAKASSAEDTVTTCLPITPDISLRRKATRKKSIIRRFSKRRISLTKQNKPGKDLHPADITRVEAVVSVEPTEYYYETVSEELEKIVHEVQGKEEVQLLSDEEVIDRIINLTKVEGDAIDIKLKDNPTLNSFFQGMSYSSFQKLADAYLETEASPTHNPPSVLPTAPELVKLAFTLDFTARIAGLSKQNIGHITGLGHRYLQDRFKYQQACTNHPGSDSDV